A section of the Rhodobacteraceae bacterium M382 genome encodes:
- a CDS encoding sensor histidine kinase, which yields MPAPRLPAQPSKKNTRSSTISWRVRLAILVLMITAGATIWVTNRLMTSRFTESTRNRAELRLTLYSGNLISELRRHAIVPQLLARDPALIAALQSHDFSLSTQRLISFVDEIGAASLMLLDQDGRTVAATDRNRLGEGHRSEGYFVDSIRANATVFSVIKRDAGGYRFTYSRRLEAASEVLGVIVVEVDLQKFERAWAGISDAVMVTDTEGTIILASEPRWRSKTEQDALNAQTPIGAIQRAIRVTSDWTALPADAYLAGEAVIRMDTRIPFRGWRMTSFTTHASIRERVNAILALEIMGFAILLAFAFYALSRKTALRMALFQRESAELRVLNARLQREIAERERMQETLAVAEQSLAQSSKLAALGEMSAAVSHELNQPLAAMKTYLAGARLLLGRNRPDEALASFGRIDDLIERMGAITRQLKSYARKGGDAFSPVNMGDALASSLSMMEPQLRQRHVQIARYLPEDPVLVMGDRMRIEQVMVNLLRNALDATKSVTSPEVEIILAAGETATLTVRDNGEGIRDFDELFEPFYTTKEPGDGVGLGLAISSGIVNDLGGRLTARNGQKGGAVFEMQLPILEDGMEAAE from the coding sequence ATGCCCGCACCACGCCTGCCAGCCCAGCCTTCCAAAAAGAACACGCGCTCCAGCACGATCAGCTGGCGCGTGCGTTTGGCCATTCTGGTTTTGATGATCACGGCCGGAGCCACCATCTGGGTGACAAACCGGCTGATGACCAGCCGGTTCACCGAAAGCACGCGCAATCGGGCCGAACTGCGGTTGACGCTGTATTCGGGAAACCTGATCAGCGAATTGCGCCGCCATGCAATCGTGCCGCAATTGCTGGCCCGTGACCCGGCGCTGATTGCAGCGCTGCAATCGCATGACTTCAGCCTCTCAACTCAGCGCCTGATTTCCTTTGTCGATGAAATCGGTGCAGCGTCCTTGATGTTGCTGGATCAGGATGGTCGCACCGTCGCGGCCACCGACCGGAACCGGCTGGGCGAAGGGCATCGAAGCGAGGGGTATTTTGTCGATTCAATTCGCGCCAATGCCACTGTGTTTTCGGTGATCAAACGCGACGCAGGCGGCTACCGTTTTACCTATTCCCGTCGACTCGAAGCTGCGTCCGAAGTGTTGGGCGTTATCGTGGTCGAGGTGGATCTGCAGAAATTCGAACGCGCCTGGGCCGGAATATCGGACGCGGTGATGGTCACCGACACCGAAGGCACCATCATCCTGGCCAGCGAACCGCGGTGGCGCAGCAAGACCGAACAGGACGCGCTGAACGCACAGACCCCGATCGGGGCGATCCAGCGGGCAATCCGGGTGACGTCGGATTGGACGGCGTTGCCGGCGGATGCCTATTTGGCGGGCGAGGCGGTGATCCGGATGGACACGCGCATTCCATTTCGGGGGTGGCGGATGACATCCTTTACCACCCATGCGTCAATCCGCGAGCGGGTAAATGCGATTCTTGCGTTGGAGATCATGGGATTCGCCATCCTTCTGGCTTTTGCCTTTTATGCACTCAGCCGGAAAACCGCGTTGCGCATGGCATTGTTCCAGCGGGAGTCGGCAGAGCTTCGCGTATTGAATGCCCGGCTACAGCGAGAAATTGCCGAACGCGAACGGATGCAGGAAACCCTTGCCGTGGCTGAACAAAGTTTGGCGCAGAGTTCCAAACTCGCGGCTTTGGGCGAGATGTCGGCGGCCGTTAGTCACGAGCTGAACCAGCCTTTGGCGGCGATGAAAACCTATCTGGCGGGTGCCCGCCTGTTGCTGGGTCGCAACCGTCCGGACGAAGCACTGGCATCCTTTGGGCGTATCGACGATTTGATCGAACGCATGGGGGCGATCACCCGGCAGCTGAAATCCTATGCACGCAAGGGAGGCGATGCGTTTTCCCCTGTAAACATGGGCGATGCGCTGGCCTCATCCCTGTCGATGATGGAACCCCAACTGCGTCAGCGCCACGTTCAGATTGCCCGGTATCTGCCCGAAGATCCGGTATTGGTGATGGGCGATCGGATGCGGATCGAACAGGTCATGGTGAACCTGTTGCGCAACGCATTGGACGCCACCAAATCAGTGACCTCGCCCGAGGTCGAAATCATCCTGGCTGCTGGGGAAACCGCGACCTTGACCGTTCGTGACAATGGCGAGGGTATCCGCGACTTTGACGAGCTGTTCGAGCCGTTTTACACCACCAAGGAACCAGGTGACGGGGTTGGGTTGGGGCTTGCCATCTCATCCGGGATCGTGAACGACCTAGGGGGACGGTTGACCGCCCGCAACGGACAAAAGGGCGGGGCGGTCTTTGAAATGCAATTGCCGATTCTTGAAGACGGCATGGAAGCGGCTGAATAA
- a CDS encoding sigma-54 dependent transcriptional regulator → MAQAMKIAIVDDEKDMRQSISQWLALSGYDTETFASAEDALKILGPDYPGIVISDIKMPGMDGMQFLKKLMGSDSALPVIMITGHGDVPMAVEAMRVGAFDFLEKPFNPDRMSELAKKASNARRLVLDNRALRRELSDGSQLMKKLIGASPVMNRLKEDILDLGQADGHVLIDGETGTGKTLVAHALHAVGSRAGKRFVLVSCAALEEDALAKRLFGPMMPEDSQLPAVEEARGGTLVLEDIEALSEGLQAKLLSVINEQGTPAETRIIAISNLQEAGKTCEDALRPDLFYRLAALRITVPPLRQRGEDILTLFTRLSEQFAEEYGCDAPQVTAQEAAQLLQAPWPGNVRQLINIVERAVLQARRGSGTIVSLLMSDHEEMQPVMTTEGKPLKEYVEAFERMLIDNTMRRHKGSIASVMEELCLPRRTLNEKMAKYGLQRSDYL, encoded by the coding sequence ATGGCACAAGCCATGAAAATCGCGATTGTCGACGACGAAAAAGACATGCGTCAGTCGATCAGCCAGTGGCTGGCGCTTTCGGGCTATGACACGGAAACCTTTGCCAGCGCCGAAGATGCGCTGAAGATTCTGGGACCGGATTATCCCGGGATCGTGATTTCCGATATCAAGATGCCTGGCATGGATGGGATGCAGTTCCTGAAAAAGCTGATGGGATCGGACAGCGCGTTGCCGGTGATCATGATCACCGGACATGGTGACGTGCCCATGGCGGTCGAGGCGATGCGGGTCGGAGCGTTCGATTTTCTGGAAAAACCCTTCAACCCCGATCGCATGTCGGAACTGGCCAAAAAGGCCAGCAACGCGCGTCGTCTGGTGCTGGACAATCGCGCATTGCGCCGTGAGTTGTCGGATGGATCACAGCTGATGAAGAAGCTGATCGGGGCCAGTCCGGTGATGAATCGGCTCAAGGAAGACATCCTGGATCTGGGGCAGGCCGATGGTCACGTGTTGATCGACGGGGAAACCGGCACCGGCAAGACATTGGTGGCCCACGCGTTGCACGCGGTGGGCAGCCGTGCCGGCAAGCGGTTTGTTCTGGTGTCCTGCGCGGCGCTGGAAGAAGACGCTTTGGCGAAACGGCTGTTTGGCCCGATGATGCCCGAAGACTCGCAATTGCCTGCGGTTGAAGAGGCGCGCGGTGGTACACTGGTTCTGGAAGATATCGAAGCGCTATCTGAAGGTCTGCAAGCCAAGTTGTTGAGCGTGATCAACGAACAGGGCACCCCGGCTGAAACCCGGATCATCGCGATTTCCAACCTTCAGGAAGCCGGAAAGACCTGCGAAGATGCGCTGCGCCCGGATCTGTTCTATCGTCTTGCCGCATTGCGCATCACCGTACCGCCGTTGCGCCAGCGCGGCGAAGACATCCTGACCCTGTTTACCCGGCTGTCCGAGCAATTCGCCGAAGAATATGGCTGTGACGCGCCGCAGGTAACTGCTCAGGAGGCGGCACAATTGTTGCAGGCCCCCTGGCCGGGCAACGTGCGCCAGCTGATCAATATCGTGGAGCGCGCTGTGCTGCAGGCCCGGCGCGGGTCGGGCACCATCGTGTCGCTGTTGATGTCGGACCACGAAGAGATGCAACCGGTGATGACCACCGAAGGCAAACCGCTCAAGGAATATGTCGAAGCATTTGAACGGATGCTGATCGACAACACCATGCGCCGCCACAAGGGATCCATCGCATCGGTTATGGAAGAACTGTGCCTGCCGCGGCGGACGCTGAACGAGAAAATGGCCAAATACGGCTTGCAACGTTCTGATTATCTCTGA
- the bmt gene encoding betaine--homocysteine S-methyltransferase has translation MTNAFADLLASKDVLLADGATGTNLFNMGLQSGDAPELWNVQETAKITALYQGSVDAGSDLFLTNTFGGTAARLKLHDADKRVRELNKAGAELGRNVADRSERKIIVAGSVGPTGEIMLPVGELSHELAVEMFHEQADGLKEGGVDVLWLETISAPEEYRAAAEAFALADMPWVGTMSFDTAGRTMMGVTSADLAQLVEDFSNKPLAFGANCGTGASDILRTVLGFVAQGTERPIISKGNAGIPKYVDGHIHYDGTPELMGEYAVMARDCGAKIIGGCCGTMPEHLRSMREALDTRSRGERPTLEQITQVLGPFTSASDGTGEDAKSDDDSRRGRRGRRRA, from the coding sequence ATGACCAATGCTTTCGCAGACCTACTGGCCAGCAAGGATGTTTTGCTGGCAGATGGTGCAACCGGCACCAATCTATTCAACATGGGCCTGCAATCTGGCGACGCCCCAGAATTGTGGAACGTCCAGGAGACTGCCAAAATCACCGCGCTGTATCAGGGGTCGGTCGACGCAGGAAGCGACCTGTTCCTGACCAACACCTTTGGCGGCACGGCTGCCCGCCTGAAATTGCATGACGCCGACAAACGCGTGCGCGAACTGAACAAGGCCGGTGCAGAATTGGGTCGGAATGTCGCTGATCGGTCCGAACGCAAGATCATCGTGGCTGGGTCGGTCGGACCGACCGGTGAAATCATGCTGCCTGTGGGCGAACTGTCGCACGAGCTGGCCGTTGAAATGTTCCACGAACAGGCCGATGGTCTCAAGGAAGGCGGCGTCGATGTTCTGTGGCTGGAGACGATTTCGGCCCCCGAAGAATATCGTGCAGCCGCCGAAGCGTTTGCGCTGGCAGATATGCCTTGGGTTGGCACCATGAGCTTTGACACAGCCGGGCGCACCATGATGGGGGTCACATCGGCTGACCTGGCGCAGCTGGTCGAAGATTTTTCCAACAAGCCGCTGGCTTTTGGTGCCAATTGCGGCACCGGCGCATCGGATATTCTGCGCACGGTTCTGGGGTTTGTGGCCCAAGGCACTGAACGCCCGATCATTTCCAAAGGAAACGCCGGTATCCCGAAATATGTGGATGGCCATATTCACTATGACGGCACCCCCGAATTGATGGGTGAATATGCGGTGATGGCCCGCGATTGCGGAGCCAAGATCATCGGGGGCTGCTGTGGCACCATGCCAGAACACCTGCGGTCCATGCGCGAAGCGTTGGATACACGGTCGCGCGGCGAGCGCCCCACTCTGGAACAGATCACCCAGGTTCTGGGCCCATTCACCTCGGCGTCGGACGGCACCGGCGAAGACGCCAAATCCGATGATGACAGCCGCCGTGGGCGTCGCGGACGCCGCCGCGCCTGA
- the purS gene encoding phosphoribosylformylglycinamidine synthase subunit PurS yields the protein MKARVHVMLKNGVLDPQGEAVRHALGAMGFDKVQGVRQGKVIDLELADGASEADVTEMCEKLLANTVIESYSIELQ from the coding sequence ATGAAAGCACGGGTGCATGTGATGCTGAAAAACGGGGTTCTGGACCCGCAGGGCGAAGCGGTTCGCCACGCGTTGGGTGCCATGGGCTTTGACAAGGTGCAGGGTGTGCGCCAGGGCAAGGTGATCGACCTGGAACTGGCTGACGGCGCATCCGAAGCAGATGTCACCGAAATGTGTGAAAAGCTGCTGGCCAATACCGTCATTGAATCCTACAGCATCGAGCTGCAGTGA
- a CDS encoding HAD family phosphatase, with the protein MQPEAYLFDMDGLLLDTERLYVGLGVEVTTRYGVPKRMSERFFVGLVGSSAHHANACLSEFLPAHLSVSAFLKEWDALVDARISDQAPLRPTVRATLDALTDVGARMAVVTSTRSARARHHLELARLAHYFEAVLGGDEVSANKPDPAPYLEAAARLGLPAHRCAAFEDSDRGIASAVAAGCFAVQVPDLRAANTPLPDLGQLTATTLAEGVEKVQGTAIGRALDA; encoded by the coding sequence ATGCAACCGGAAGCGTATCTTTTTGACATGGACGGACTGCTTCTTGATACAGAGCGCCTGTATGTTGGGCTCGGGGTAGAAGTGACCACGCGATATGGGGTCCCAAAGCGGATGTCCGAGCGGTTCTTTGTGGGTTTGGTTGGATCTTCCGCGCATCATGCCAATGCCTGTCTGTCAGAGTTCTTGCCTGCGCATCTCTCGGTCAGCGCGTTCTTGAAAGAGTGGGACGCGCTCGTTGACGCGCGGATATCTGACCAAGCACCCTTGCGGCCAACTGTCCGTGCGACACTCGATGCTCTGACTGATGTGGGCGCGCGCATGGCGGTTGTCACCTCGACCCGCAGCGCGCGGGCCCGACATCATCTGGAACTGGCCAGGCTGGCCCATTATTTCGAGGCGGTTCTTGGCGGGGATGAGGTTTCCGCCAACAAGCCTGATCCTGCGCCCTATCTCGAGGCGGCGGCGCGTCTAGGCCTGCCTGCGCATCGCTGCGCCGCGTTTGAGGACAGCGATCGGGGGATCGCTTCGGCGGTTGCTGCCGGCTGTTTTGCGGTGCAGGTGCCGGACCTGCGCGCGGCCAATACACCGCTGCCAGATCTTGGCCAGTTGACGGCAACAACCTTGGCCGAAGGGGTCGAGAAGGTTCAAGGCACGGCTATCGGACGCGCTTTGGACGCCTGA
- a CDS encoding DUF1476 domain-containing protein, with amino-acid sequence MTTFDDRESAFEAKFAHDEEMQFKAQARCNKLLGLWAAELMGKSGDDAEAYAKTVVIADFEEAGHEDVVRKITADLEGKVTSDEIRAKRAALLPTAKDQILTETD; translated from the coding sequence ATGACCACTTTTGACGACCGCGAATCCGCATTCGAAGCCAAATTTGCCCATGACGAAGAGATGCAGTTCAAGGCACAAGCCCGCTGCAACAAACTCCTCGGCCTATGGGCCGCCGAATTGATGGGCAAATCCGGTGACGACGCAGAAGCCTATGCCAAGACCGTCGTGATTGCCGATTTCGAGGAAGCCGGCCATGAAGATGTCGTGCGCAAGATCACAGCAGATCTCGAAGGCAAGGTGACCTCGGATGAAATCCGCGCCAAACGGGCCGCGTTGCTGCCAACCGCCAAGGACCAGATCCTGACGGAAACGGATTGA
- the purQ gene encoding phosphoribosylformylglycinamidine synthase subunit PurQ — MKAAVVVFPGSNCDRDLAVAFEQAGFDVQMVWHKETGLPDGVDIVGVPGGFSYGDYLRCGAIAAKSPICQAVVEHANRGGYAIGVCNGFQVLTETGVLPGALLRNAGLKYICRTVDLTVATSNSAFTEGYNAGDVIGIPIAHHDGNYFADADTVSLLHDQDRVAFTYCDNPNGSVADIAGILSENRRVLGMMPHPERAADDGHGSSEGAAVFRALAGVLTPA, encoded by the coding sequence ATGAAAGCGGCGGTTGTTGTCTTCCCGGGTTCGAACTGCGACCGCGATCTGGCGGTGGCTTTTGAACAGGCGGGTTTCGATGTCCAAATGGTTTGGCACAAGGAAACTGGTTTGCCGGATGGTGTCGATATTGTCGGCGTACCGGGCGGGTTTTCCTATGGTGATTACCTGCGATGTGGGGCCATTGCGGCGAAATCTCCGATCTGCCAAGCGGTTGTCGAACATGCGAACCGTGGTGGCTATGCCATCGGTGTCTGCAACGGATTTCAGGTTCTGACCGAAACCGGTGTTTTGCCAGGTGCGCTGTTGCGCAATGCGGGATTGAAATACATCTGCCGCACGGTGGATCTGACTGTCGCGACCTCGAACAGTGCCTTTACCGAAGGGTACAACGCGGGCGATGTGATCGGCATTCCGATCGCGCATCACGATGGCAACTATTTTGCCGATGCGGATACCGTGTCGCTGTTGCACGATCAGGATCGGGTGGCGTTCACCTATTGCGACAATCCGAACGGATCTGTTGCCGACATTGCGGGGATCCTGTCGGAAAACCGTCGTGTGTTGGGGATGATGCCCCACCCAGAGCGGGCTGCTGACGATGGTCACGGCAGTTCCGAAGGGGCGGCAGTGTTCCGCGCACTGGCCGGGGTTCTCACACCTGCGTGA
- a CDS encoding Rne/Rng family ribonuclease, translating into MAKKMLIDATHAEETRVVVVDGNKVEEFDFESENKRQLAGNIYLAKVTRVEPSLQAAFVDYGGNRHGFLAFSEIHPDYYQIPVADREALMEEERAYAEALRARDDEEDKKPARSRSRSRTKAEKVKSGDAVETKEVEPQISGMETIDLTEDADTDAETSTEVTEGSSPMERVSETPVEEPQGVAAESTLDAADAEVEAADAQAVETPAEADAAVVETAPEGAQAAVETAFEGDIQEPADEDDQDDDQPVQKRSDATSKDSSIESVADDDDSEDIRPARKPRPRRYKIQEVIKVRQVLLVQVVKEERGNKGAALTTYLSLAGRYCVLMPNTARGGGISRKITNVTDRKKLKDIAAEIDVPSGAGLIIRTAGAKRTKSEIKRDYEYLQRMWEQIRELTLKSIAPAKIYEEGDLIKRSIRDLYNRDIDEVLVEGEAGYRIAKDFMKMIMPSHAKNVQKYEDPMPLFARFQVESYLAGMFNPTVQLRSGGYIVIGVTEALVAIDVNSGRATKEGSIEETALKTNLEAAEEVARQLRLRDLAGLIVIDFIDMDERKNNAAVEKRMKDKLKTDRARIQVGRISGFGLMEMSRQRLRPGMIEATTQPCPACHGTGLIRSDDNMALSILRQIEEEGVRRRSREVLVRCPVNIANFLMNQKREHIAQIEGRYGLSVRIEGDPHLVSPDFALEKFKTATRTVPVVTAPVVSVDTSLMEQIDAAENEKAAAEPEVGAEAEAPAVETLGEDETKPKRKRRRRRRRSKSGSGSDTATDATDGSETTEAASDDASTAPGDTSDDAKVENDDAPVTEASAENVKTEVAPVKPKRTRKPRISKAKKAEMDAAAAAEAAASGAETVEAVAPDAGADEPEAKPKSTRTRRKPTKSRAKVAKDEEQPESVEGSATAAPEEATPVAVAEDPVVDAASDTAIEPNKSEPVEPETEGAAPEQETAQDTGLVQDTAQPVVVNGADAQADDPVEVAESQPTADPQDPVVEVETAGGSDTVDEAQAETPVTVEHPVIETEIVVAETPVEPQPEPQTAAEPDPEPAPAAAPEAEVPSRPKRRGWWSLGS; encoded by the coding sequence ATGGCAAAGAAAATGCTTATCGATGCCACCCACGCGGAAGAAACCCGCGTCGTGGTGGTCGACGGAAACAAGGTCGAGGAATTTGATTTTGAATCCGAAAACAAACGTCAACTTGCAGGCAACATCTATCTTGCAAAAGTAACACGGGTTGAACCGTCGCTTCAGGCGGCATTTGTGGATTACGGCGGAAACCGACACGGGTTCCTGGCGTTTTCCGAAATCCACCCTGACTATTATCAGATCCCGGTCGCTGACCGAGAAGCGTTGATGGAAGAAGAACGCGCATATGCCGAGGCACTGCGCGCTCGTGACGACGAAGAAGACAAGAAACCGGCTCGCTCACGTTCGCGCAGCCGGACCAAGGCGGAAAAGGTGAAATCCGGCGATGCGGTTGAGACCAAAGAGGTCGAACCGCAGATTTCTGGTATGGAAACCATAGACCTGACCGAGGACGCTGATACCGATGCCGAAACATCGACAGAGGTGACCGAAGGGTCGTCTCCGATGGAGCGGGTTTCGGAAACGCCGGTTGAGGAACCCCAGGGCGTAGCTGCCGAGTCAACTCTGGATGCCGCAGATGCTGAGGTCGAGGCTGCGGATGCACAGGCGGTTGAGACGCCGGCTGAGGCAGACGCTGCCGTGGTCGAAACCGCGCCAGAAGGCGCGCAGGCGGCTGTCGAGACCGCTTTTGAAGGCGACATTCAGGAACCTGCGGATGAAGATGACCAGGATGACGACCAACCTGTTCAGAAACGCTCTGATGCGACATCCAAGGATTCGAGCATTGAATCCGTAGCCGATGATGACGACAGCGAAGACATTCGGCCCGCGCGCAAACCGCGCCCACGCCGGTACAAGATTCAAGAAGTCATCAAGGTCCGTCAGGTCCTGTTGGTTCAAGTTGTCAAGGAAGAGCGCGGCAACAAGGGCGCTGCGCTGACGACCTATCTGTCTCTGGCAGGTCGGTATTGTGTGCTGATGCCGAACACGGCCCGTGGCGGTGGTATCTCGCGCAAGATCACCAATGTAACCGATCGCAAGAAGCTGAAAGACATCGCTGCCGAAATCGACGTGCCGTCCGGCGCGGGTCTGATCATTCGGACCGCTGGTGCCAAACGCACCAAATCCGAGATCAAACGCGACTATGAATACCTGCAACGCATGTGGGAGCAGATCCGCGAGCTGACGCTGAAATCCATCGCGCCAGCCAAGATCTACGAAGAAGGCGACCTGATCAAACGGTCGATCCGCGATCTCTATAATCGCGACATCGACGAAGTTCTGGTTGAAGGCGAAGCAGGGTATCGCATCGCCAAGGATTTCATGAAGATGATCATGCCGTCCCATGCCAAAAACGTGCAGAAATACGAAGATCCGATGCCGTTGTTTGCGCGGTTCCAGGTGGAAAGCTATCTGGCCGGGATGTTCAATCCGACAGTACAGTTGCGGTCCGGCGGCTATATCGTGATCGGTGTGACCGAAGCCCTGGTGGCGATTGACGTGAACTCGGGGCGCGCGACCAAGGAAGGGTCGATCGAGGAAACCGCGCTCAAGACCAACCTGGAGGCCGCCGAAGAGGTGGCCCGCCAGCTGCGTCTGCGTGACCTTGCCGGTCTGATCGTCATTGATTTCATCGACATGGACGAACGCAAGAACAACGCGGCCGTCGAAAAACGGATGAAAGACAAGCTCAAGACCGACCGTGCCCGCATCCAAGTGGGTCGGATCAGCGGTTTTGGCCTGATGGAGATGAGCCGTCAGCGTCTGCGTCCCGGCATGATCGAAGCCACGACTCAGCCGTGCCCGGCCTGTCATGGCACCGGTCTGATCCGGTCGGATGACAATATGGCATTGTCGATCCTGCGCCAGATCGAAGAGGAAGGCGTACGCCGTCGCTCGCGCGAGGTTCTGGTCCGTTGTCCGGTGAACATCGCCAACTTCCTGATGAACCAGAAGCGCGAACATATCGCCCAGATCGAAGGCCGGTATGGTCTGTCGGTTCGGATCGAAGGTGACCCGCATCTGGTGAGCCCGGACTTTGCGCTTGAAAAATTCAAGACCGCGACCCGGACGGTTCCTGTAGTAACAGCGCCTGTTGTCTCTGTGGACACCTCGCTGATGGAACAGATTGATGCTGCCGAAAACGAGAAAGCAGCGGCCGAGCCGGAGGTTGGAGCGGAGGCAGAAGCGCCCGCAGTGGAAACTTTGGGAGAGGATGAAACCAAACCCAAACGCAAGCGGCGCCGTCGGCGTCGTCGGTCCAAATCTGGCAGCGGTTCTGATACCGCGACTGATGCCACAGACGGGTCAGAAACAACCGAGGCCGCGTCGGATGATGCATCCACGGCACCGGGCGACACGTCTGATGACGCCAAGGTGGAAAACGATGATGCGCCTGTGACCGAGGCAAGCGCTGAAAACGTCAAAACCGAAGTCGCGCCGGTCAAGCCCAAGCGTACCCGCAAGCCGCGTATCAGCAAGGCCAAGAAAGCCGAGATGGACGCCGCAGCAGCAGCCGAAGCCGCAGCCAGTGGCGCGGAGACGGTTGAAGCGGTTGCGCCTGATGCCGGTGCGGACGAGCCAGAGGCCAAACCCAAGTCGACGCGGACACGCCGCAAGCCGACCAAATCCCGCGCCAAGGTGGCAAAGGATGAGGAACAGCCCGAGAGCGTTGAAGGGAGTGCCACTGCTGCACCTGAGGAGGCGACCCCTGTGGCCGTGGCCGAGGACCCTGTGGTTGATGCCGCTTCGGACACCGCGATCGAGCCGAACAAGTCAGAGCCTGTTGAACCTGAAACCGAGGGTGCAGCACCTGAACAGGAGACCGCACAGGATACCGGGTTGGTGCAAGACACTGCACAGCCGGTTGTGGTGAACGGTGCCGATGCGCAGGCTGATGACCCTGTTGAGGTCGCCGAAAGTCAACCGACAGCTGATCCACAAGACCCTGTCGTGGAAGTCGAAACGGCTGGTGGTTCCGATACCGTGGATGAGGCACAGGCCGAAACGCCTGTGACTGTCGAACACCCGGTGATCGAGACCGAAATCGTGGTTGCCGAAACCCCGGTCGAGCCTCAGCCCGAGCCACAGACTGCCGCAGAGCCGGATCCGGAACCTGCACCGGCGGCGGCCCCGGAGGCAGAGGTCCCATCACGGCCCAAGCGGCGCGGATGGTGGTCGCTGGGCAGCTAA
- a CDS encoding phosphoribosylaminoimidazolesuccinocarboxamide synthase, whose protein sequence is MARRNKIYEGKAKILYEGPEPGTIVQYFKDDATAFNAEKKDVIDGKGVLNNLLSEYFMNGLGQIGVPTHFLKRLNMREQLVRSCEIIPLEIIVRNFAAGSMSKRLGIDEGTQLPRPIVEYCYKDDSLGDPLVSEEHIAAFGWASQQDMDDILSLALRVNDFMSGVMFGVGIKLIDFKIEVGRIYDGDFQRLVIADEISPDSCRLWDKETGQKLDKDVFRRDLGSLTDAYSEVARRLGVMPNSATPMTKPTLIN, encoded by the coding sequence ATGGCACGTCGCAATAAGATCTACGAAGGCAAAGCCAAAATCCTGTATGAAGGTCCGGAACCGGGCACGATCGTGCAGTATTTCAAGGACGATGCCACCGCGTTCAACGCCGAAAAGAAAGATGTGATTGACGGCAAGGGTGTCCTGAACAACCTGCTGTCTGAATATTTCATGAACGGTTTGGGCCAGATCGGGGTGCCGACCCATTTTCTGAAACGTCTGAACATGCGCGAACAGTTGGTGCGCAGCTGCGAGATCATTCCGTTGGAAATAATCGTGCGCAACTTTGCCGCAGGATCCATGTCCAAACGCTTGGGAATTGATGAGGGCACCCAATTGCCGCGCCCGATCGTGGAATATTGCTACAAGGACGACTCGCTGGGCGATCCTTTGGTCTCCGAAGAACATATCGCCGCCTTTGGCTGGGCCAGCCAACAGGATATGGACGATATCCTGAGCCTGGCATTGCGGGTCAACGATTTCATGTCCGGAGTGATGTTCGGCGTGGGTATCAAGCTGATCGACTTCAAGATCGAAGTTGGCCGGATCTACGATGGCGACTTCCAGCGTCTGGTGATTGCTGATGAAATCAGCCCCGACAGCTGCCGTCTGTGGGACAAGGAAACCGGCCAGAAGCTGGACAAGGACGTGTTCCGTCGCGATCTGGGCAGCCTGACCGATGCCTATTCCGAAGTCGCACGCCGTCTGGGCGTGATGCCGAATTCGGCCACACCGATGACCAAACCGACTCTGATCAACTGA
- a CDS encoding sulfurtransferase TusA family protein — MTKISETIDAIGLLCPLPVLKLRKRLKPLPEGAVVQLLADDPAAIIDVPHFCNEANHAFLGQSDGHGHHIYLIRKGG; from the coding sequence ATGACCAAAATTTCCGAGACCATCGACGCCATCGGGCTGTTGTGCCCCCTGCCCGTTCTCAAGCTGCGCAAACGGCTCAAACCGTTGCCAGAAGGGGCTGTGGTGCAATTGCTTGCCGATGATCCGGCGGCCATTATCGATGTGCCGCACTTTTGTAACGAGGCAAACCACGCCTTTTTGGGACAATCAGATGGACACGGACATCACATCTATTTGATCCGCAAAGGCGGATGA